In the genome of Leptospira saintgironsiae, one region contains:
- a CDS encoding polysaccharide biosynthesis protein, translating into MGQWNRRSLLFPLDLSFMILSYFLAHLIRFESTVFLQEPNDFFIPLLIVVVCRSLVFLFSNIYRSIWAYASIHDLVEIIKTTVLSSLISNTALLFYNGFEHLSRMIPVIDTLLLLGFLCIRSLSWRLVRDQYILRKKQGEGIPTLILGAGKTGATLLTELRRHNDLNLLPLGLLDDDESKIGAHIQGVPVLGKIDQAESLIRSLEIKKVLIAFSNPDGKQIGKLIKSFESENVDFKILPSLGSLFFDPPKVQQLREIRVEDVLGRPVVDLEIESIRSYIAGKTVLISGAGGSIGSELCRQVAVFHPAKMILLDSAETPLYEIDYELRKVFKDSGIQFRAVIADIKNPLRIGSVFESDRPQVVFHSAAYKHVPMMEINPSEAVLNNVLGTKNLADISRIYGTERFVLISTDKAVNPVNIMGASKRVAELYLQAISQGTKTKFITVRFGNVLGSSGSVIPRFREQISNGGPVTVTHPDIIRYFMTIPEATQLVLQAAAMGEKEEIFLLDMGEPIRILNLAEDMIRLSGFRPYTDIPIVFTGLRPGEKLFEELLLDLEGIKKTHHPKIRIAAPLEEGDPSSFQARFNSLLEAAKSDREDEIFSSFKTLVPEYKIHKEYISEESSRKLKNDG; encoded by the coding sequence ATGGGACAATGGAATCGTCGAAGCCTTCTCTTCCCTTTGGATTTAAGCTTCATGATCCTCTCCTATTTTTTAGCCCACCTGATTCGTTTCGAATCCACTGTATTTTTACAGGAACCTAACGACTTTTTTATTCCACTTCTGATAGTAGTGGTCTGTCGTTCTCTAGTATTTCTATTTTCGAATATTTACAGATCGATTTGGGCGTACGCTTCCATCCATGACCTGGTGGAGATTATCAAGACTACCGTACTTTCTTCACTGATCTCGAATACTGCACTCTTATTCTATAACGGATTTGAACATCTTTCCAGAATGATCCCAGTTATAGATACTCTTCTCCTTTTAGGATTTTTATGTATTCGCAGCCTATCCTGGAGACTAGTGAGAGATCAGTACATTCTACGCAAAAAACAGGGAGAAGGAATTCCCACACTTATCCTAGGCGCTGGAAAAACGGGAGCTACACTTCTCACAGAATTAAGAAGGCATAATGATCTGAATCTTCTCCCCTTGGGTCTTTTGGATGATGACGAATCTAAGATTGGAGCGCATATCCAAGGTGTTCCAGTCCTCGGAAAAATTGACCAAGCAGAATCTCTGATCCGTTCTCTAGAAATCAAAAAGGTACTGATCGCGTTTAGCAATCCGGACGGAAAACAGATCGGTAAACTTATCAAAAGTTTCGAATCTGAAAATGTGGATTTTAAGATCCTTCCCTCTTTGGGTTCTTTATTTTTCGATCCGCCAAAAGTACAACAATTAAGGGAGATCCGGGTAGAAGACGTACTAGGTCGCCCAGTTGTAGATCTGGAAATAGAATCCATTCGTTCTTATATCGCAGGTAAAACTGTGCTGATCTCTGGAGCAGGCGGATCCATCGGAAGCGAATTGTGCAGACAAGTTGCGGTATTTCATCCAGCAAAAATGATCCTACTCGATTCTGCAGAAACTCCTCTATACGAGATAGATTACGAACTTAGAAAAGTTTTTAAAGATAGCGGGATCCAATTTAGAGCAGTGATCGCAGATATTAAAAATCCACTTAGAATTGGTTCTGTTTTTGAATCGGACCGTCCCCAAGTTGTATTTCATTCTGCAGCTTATAAACATGTGCCCATGATGGAGATCAATCCATCCGAAGCAGTTTTAAATAATGTACTAGGAACTAAGAACTTAGCGGATATTTCTAGAATTTATGGGACCGAACGTTTTGTTTTAATTTCCACAGACAAGGCAGTCAATCCAGTAAACATAATGGGTGCTTCCAAGAGAGTTGCAGAATTATATCTGCAAGCAATCTCCCAAGGAACCAAAACCAAATTTATCACAGTAAGATTCGGTAACGTGTTAGGCTCCAGTGGTTCAGTTATTCCTAGATTTAGAGAACAGATCAGTAACGGTGGCCCAGTGACTGTGACCCATCCTGATATTATCCGTTATTTTATGACAATCCCAGAAGCAACACAATTGGTTTTGCAAGCAGCAGCTATGGGAGAGAAGGAAGAAATTTTTCTACTCGATATGGGAGAACCGATCCGCATCCTAAATCTTGCAGAAGATATGATCCGACTTTCAGGATTCAGGCCTTATACAGATATTCCAATCGTGTTCACAGGTTTAAGACCTGGAGAAAAATTGTTCGAAGAACTGCTGTTAGATCTAGAAGGGATCAAAAAAACACATCATCCAAAAATCAGGATTGCAGCCCCCTTAGAGGAAGGAGATCCTAGCAGCTTCCAGGCCAGATTTAACTCTTTATTAGAAGCAGCTAAATCAGATCGAGAAGATGAGATTTTCTCTTCTTTTAAAACGCTCGTGCCTGAGTATAAAATACATAAAGAATATATCAGCGAGGAATCCTCGCGTAAGTTGAAAAATGATGGATAG
- a CDS encoding S1C family serine protease, with amino-acid sequence MKSKILLVIISICVFSSGLSAKKPKSATKTVPNGVASQAKAEEEYKKSIVQVKISYQEPDYFNPWKKKNPKVRRGVGIVVPGEKILLPAHLLTHSTLIEVKKHSSYAETKATVSRQDSESDLALLKIEEENFFKDLIPFEFQREIDYPRQVSIYQLDNSGSIQSASGSLISMDLDQYPQGMVELPVLDVNSTETLNGNGEVLLEKGKVSGILFDFSGDKNSGRAIPSFLISKFLGDFGKTEIPFKGFRYRPIMDKATKDFYSLKTKDQGILVAEILPDSSADGILKIGDVVLEFGGKKIDSKGYFHHPKYGKQVLSYIAHLGDEFGYQTGKQIPVKIIRSGKEEEVQLTLKPFPYSSIRIPHRNLGSKSEYYFDGGFLFVELSEGYLLEWGKDWRSKVDRKLLYTFDYHKFSTGDKKEGKFVLLSQVIPDESNQGYHEVSGRLVDEVNGKPVQSIQDISNEVKSSKSRYITILLDDGTDIVLDKESLNSANQRIQKEYRIPKSSMGSR; translated from the coding sequence GTGAAATCCAAGATCCTTCTAGTCATTATAAGCATTTGTGTTTTCAGCTCTGGGCTTTCCGCTAAAAAGCCAAAATCTGCGACTAAGACCGTTCCAAATGGAGTCGCATCCCAGGCAAAAGCGGAAGAAGAATACAAAAAGAGTATAGTCCAAGTAAAGATCTCCTACCAAGAACCTGATTATTTCAACCCTTGGAAAAAGAAAAACCCAAAGGTAAGAAGAGGTGTGGGGATCGTAGTACCGGGTGAAAAGATCTTACTCCCAGCACATCTACTCACCCACTCCACATTGATTGAAGTTAAAAAACATTCTTCATATGCAGAGACAAAAGCGACTGTTTCAAGACAAGATTCAGAATCCGATCTGGCACTTTTAAAAATAGAAGAAGAGAACTTCTTCAAAGATCTAATCCCTTTTGAATTCCAAAGAGAGATAGATTATCCTAGACAAGTTTCTATCTACCAATTGGATAATTCAGGTTCCATACAATCTGCTTCTGGCTCTCTGATCAGCATGGATTTGGACCAATATCCGCAAGGAATGGTAGAACTTCCGGTATTGGATGTAAACTCCACTGAAACATTAAACGGAAATGGAGAAGTTTTATTAGAAAAAGGGAAAGTAAGCGGAATACTTTTTGATTTCTCCGGAGATAAAAACTCAGGTAGAGCAATTCCTTCTTTTTTAATCAGCAAATTCCTGGGAGATTTTGGTAAAACTGAGATTCCTTTTAAAGGTTTCCGTTATAGACCAATCATGGACAAAGCCACCAAAGATTTTTATTCTCTCAAAACAAAAGATCAAGGGATATTAGTAGCTGAGATCTTACCTGATAGTTCTGCAGATGGAATATTAAAAATAGGTGATGTGGTCCTTGAGTTCGGCGGCAAAAAAATAGACTCAAAAGGATATTTCCATCATCCAAAATACGGTAAACAGGTTCTTTCTTATATCGCTCATTTAGGAGACGAATTCGGTTACCAAACCGGAAAACAAATCCCAGTCAAAATTATCCGATCCGGAAAAGAAGAAGAAGTCCAACTTACTTTAAAACCATTTCCTTATTCTTCTATTCGAATTCCTCACAGAAATCTTGGGTCTAAATCAGAATATTATTTTGATGGTGGTTTCTTATTTGTAGAACTTTCAGAAGGTTACTTATTGGAATGGGGAAAAGATTGGAGATCTAAAGTAGATCGCAAACTTCTATACACATTCGATTATCATAAATTTTCTACAGGCGACAAAAAAGAAGGTAAATTCGTATTACTTTCCCAGGTCATTCCGGATGAATCCAACCAGGGTTATCACGAAGTTTCCGGAAGATTAGTAGATGAGGTAAACGGCAAACCTGTTCAATCAATCCAAGATATTTCTAATGAAGTAAAATCATCCAAGTCCAGGTACATTACAATTTTATTAGATGATGGAACAGATATTGTCCTGGATAAAGAAAGTCTAAATTCGGCTAACCAAAGGATCCAAAAAGAATATAGGATCCCTAAATCCTCAATGGGTTCTCGCTAA
- a CDS encoding permease, protein MSKYKWFVAGDLDGFFGLMIDNLIQILVLVALCIGFCGMPQDFVFRVVIPGAAISLLVGNLFYAWQARQLAISENRSDVTALPYGINTVSLFAFVFFVMFPVYQKTNSYKAAWAIGLLASFLSGLIEFFGAFVAEKVRKATPRAALLSALAGIALTFISMDFLVRTFLNPLVAFVPFGIILLQYFGRVVFPFKIPGGLISVIVGTLLAWYLPHFTGKQMMDGAALHSSIDFGFNLPVWSGGDLFEAWTQIGIREYLSVILPMGIFNVIGSLQNIESAEAAGDKFNTRNSLMMNGVGTIVGSLFGSPFPTTIYIGHPGWKALGARSGYSSLNGIFMTLIAFFGLVSFVCALIPVEAGMAIVLWIGIVIGAQAFEATPTRHAPAVVLGLLPALAGWGVLMIQSAFNYAAPILAKAIEGTEAASKTQNIWLSTVPLDQPIFPYSLGGLLSLSQGFLLSSMVWAAIATFVIDRDFKKAIIASLIGALLAGTGFIHSYSLAGNAILNSFQLNLGPFVWAYLLLAGLFLLASFLKKEPRAV, encoded by the coding sequence ATGAGCAAATACAAATGGTTTGTTGCCGGGGACCTGGATGGATTCTTCGGCCTAATGATCGATAACCTGATCCAAATTTTGGTTCTTGTAGCTTTATGTATCGGTTTTTGCGGAATGCCTCAGGATTTCGTATTCAGAGTTGTGATCCCTGGAGCTGCAATTTCTCTACTTGTTGGAAACCTTTTTTACGCTTGGCAGGCGAGACAACTTGCAATCTCAGAAAACAGAAGTGATGTAACCGCACTACCTTACGGGATCAATACTGTTTCTTTATTCGCATTCGTCTTTTTTGTAATGTTCCCAGTTTACCAAAAAACGAATAGTTATAAAGCTGCTTGGGCTATTGGACTTCTCGCAAGTTTTCTCTCCGGCTTGATCGAATTTTTTGGAGCATTTGTAGCGGAGAAGGTCCGCAAGGCGACACCAAGAGCAGCACTTCTTTCTGCGCTCGCAGGAATTGCACTGACATTTATCTCCATGGACTTTCTAGTCCGCACATTCTTAAATCCACTCGTTGCATTTGTTCCATTCGGAATTATACTTTTACAATATTTTGGAAGAGTAGTGTTTCCATTTAAGATCCCAGGTGGACTTATTTCTGTAATTGTAGGGACCTTACTTGCTTGGTACCTTCCCCACTTTACTGGAAAACAAATGATGGATGGAGCGGCATTACACTCCTCTATCGATTTTGGATTTAATCTACCTGTATGGAGCGGTGGAGATCTATTCGAAGCTTGGACCCAAATTGGTATTAGAGAATATTTATCTGTAATCTTACCGATGGGAATTTTTAACGTAATTGGTTCCTTACAGAATATTGAATCTGCAGAAGCAGCAGGAGATAAATTTAATACCAGGAACTCTCTGATGATGAATGGTGTCGGAACAATTGTTGGTTCCTTATTTGGATCTCCTTTCCCTACTACAATTTATATTGGACATCCAGGTTGGAAAGCACTCGGAGCAAGATCAGGTTATTCCAGCTTAAACGGAATTTTCATGACTCTAATTGCGTTCTTTGGATTAGTCAGTTTTGTATGTGCTCTCATCCCAGTCGAAGCAGGAATGGCGATCGTACTTTGGATTGGTATCGTAATCGGAGCACAAGCATTCGAAGCTACACCTACTAGACATGCACCTGCAGTTGTGCTTGGACTTCTTCCTGCGCTTGCGGGCTGGGGAGTTTTGATGATCCAAAGTGCATTCAATTATGCTGCTCCAATTCTTGCAAAAGCGATAGAAGGAACAGAAGCAGCTTCTAAAACCCAAAATATTTGGCTTTCTACAGTGCCGTTAGATCAGCCGATTTTTCCATATTCTCTCGGTGGATTATTAAGTTTATCCCAAGGATTTTTACTTTCTTCCATGGTTTGGGCTGCGATCGCAACTTTCGTAATCGATAGAGATTTTAAGAAGGCGATCATTGCGAGTTTGATCGGTGCACTCCTTGCTGGAACAGGGTTTATACATTCTTATTCCTTGGCTGGAAACGCAATTTTGAACTCTTTTCAGCTAAACCTGGGTCCATTTGTTTGGGCATATTTATTACTTGCGGGACTTTTTCTTTTAGCTTCTTTCTTAAAGAAGGAACCTAGAGCGGTCTAA
- a CDS encoding S1C family serine protease → MRILKSGLIVLVFSIHFPLFSEEKSDFDHVRKAVVQIKVYSQAFSTFTPWATDGVRASSGTGFLIGNKRILTNAHVISNAKYVQVQRYNQTEWYRVKILHVAHDCDLAVLEAEDPEFYKDSTELSLGEIPELNSSLIVVGYPIGGNKVSVTRGIVSRKEQSKYEHSSVDSHLVLQVDAAINPGNSGGPAIQNNKVVGVAFQVATKGENIGYLIPTKVIRHFLKDIEDGRYDGYVELGIGTFNSFNTSLRKAKGIPEGLEGVFVTRILPNGSADGYLKEGDYLTEIDGLAIGRNGTITLDKDARVDFTETVDDKYSGEPIRFKVFRNGKLIDVEFKAKRMPDFDFMRNRYDTPFDYSMIGGLLFQEMTRDLLGAWSRSGNTSGGSQFLYRYDYFIEDGIGRTKKADVVLYRKLAHPVNSSSDYFLNLVLESVNGEAINSLADLKRIIGESKSKFLKLKFLNIDLPLILDREETQKADSQIRSTYGLE, encoded by the coding sequence ATGCGGATCCTGAAATCTGGTCTTATTGTACTAGTATTCTCTATTCATTTTCCTCTTTTCTCTGAAGAAAAAAGCGATTTCGATCATGTGCGAAAAGCAGTCGTGCAGATCAAAGTATATTCCCAAGCATTCAGCACCTTTACTCCCTGGGCCACTGACGGGGTTCGTGCAAGTTCAGGCACAGGATTTCTGATCGGGAATAAAAGAATATTAACAAATGCTCATGTAATCTCAAACGCAAAGTACGTTCAGGTACAGAGATATAACCAGACAGAATGGTACAGGGTCAAAATCCTACATGTAGCTCACGATTGCGATTTAGCAGTTTTAGAAGCAGAAGATCCGGAATTTTATAAAGATTCTACAGAACTTAGCTTGGGGGAAATTCCTGAATTAAATTCTTCTCTTATCGTAGTAGGATATCCAATCGGAGGAAATAAAGTCTCCGTAACCAGAGGTATCGTTTCCAGAAAAGAACAATCCAAATACGAACATTCTTCCGTAGACAGCCACTTAGTTTTGCAGGTAGATGCAGCGATCAATCCAGGAAACTCTGGAGGACCTGCTATCCAAAACAATAAGGTAGTAGGAGTCGCTTTCCAAGTTGCAACCAAAGGGGAAAATATTGGTTATCTAATCCCTACAAAAGTGATCCGTCATTTTCTAAAAGATATAGAAGACGGAAGATATGACGGTTATGTGGAACTTGGGATCGGAACATTCAATTCTTTTAATACTTCTCTCAGAAAAGCAAAAGGAATCCCTGAAGGTTTAGAAGGTGTATTCGTAACCAGAATTCTTCCTAACGGTTCTGCAGATGGGTATCTAAAAGAGGGAGATTATTTAACAGAGATAGATGGCCTTGCAATTGGAAGAAACGGTACCATCACCTTAGATAAGGATGCCAGAGTAGATTTTACAGAAACTGTAGATGATAAATATTCAGGCGAACCAATCCGATTCAAAGTATTCCGTAATGGCAAATTGATCGATGTGGAATTCAAAGCCAAAAGAATGCCTGATTTCGATTTTATGAGAAACAGGTACGATACACCTTTTGATTATTCTATGATCGGTGGATTATTATTCCAAGAGATGACCAGAGATCTTCTGGGAGCTTGGAGTAGAAGTGGCAATACTTCAGGCGGCAGCCAATTCTTATACAGATACGATTATTTTATAGAAGATGGGATTGGCAGAACTAAAAAAGCAGATGTAGTTCTGTATAGAAAATTGGCTCATCCCGTAAATTCTTCCTCCGATTATTTTCTAAATCTGGTTTTGGAATCAGTCAATGGAGAAGCGATCAATAGCCTCGCGGATCTTAAAAGGATTATTGGAGAATCTAAGTCCAAATTTTTAAAATTAAAATTTTTGAATATAGATCTACCATTGATCCTGGATCGAGAGGAAACCCAAAAAGCGGATTCCCAGATCAGAAGCACCTACGGTTTGGAGTAA
- a CDS encoding adenine phosphoribosyltransferase, which yields MSIVKSKIRTIPDYPRKGILFRDITSLLLDPEGLALTIGTFVDRYTGKGITKVAGIEARGFIIGAPLAFQLGVGFIPIRKKGKLPSETVSQEYDLEYGKDVIEIHKDSVVPGDRILLMDDLIATGGTMIAAVQLLQKLGAEVPEVGVIIDLPDLGGATKLSKDLGVNVFSICEFEGH from the coding sequence ATGTCCATAGTTAAAAGCAAAATTCGCACGATCCCGGATTATCCCCGCAAAGGAATCCTATTCAGAGACATCACTTCCTTATTATTAGATCCGGAAGGATTAGCTCTTACCATTGGTACTTTCGTAGACCGGTACACAGGTAAAGGAATCACTAAAGTAGCCGGAATCGAAGCCAGAGGTTTTATCATAGGTGCACCTCTTGCATTCCAACTAGGAGTCGGATTCATTCCGATCCGTAAAAAAGGAAAACTTCCTTCTGAAACAGTTTCCCAAGAATACGATCTAGAATATGGAAAAGATGTGATCGAGATCCATAAGGATTCAGTTGTTCCTGGAGACAGGATACTACTTATGGACGACTTGATCGCAACAGGCGGAACAATGATCGCTGCAGTTCAGTTATTACAAAAGTTAGGCGCAGAAGTTCCAGAAGTAGGAGTTATCATTGATCTTCCTGATCTGGGCGGTGCTACAAAATTAAGTAAAGATTTAGGTGTAAACGTATTCTCTATTTGTGAATTCGAAGGACATTAA
- the htpX gene encoding protease HtpX, translating into MALFRRFGLFALTNIAVIFTIGLLLRLSGLDVYLAKSGVPYATTLLFATIWGMGGAFISLLLSKFMVKASMGVQVIDPRNASGWQRDLLTRVQRLASAAGLPMPEVGYYESPEINAFATGPSRSSALVAVSTGLLNGMDSEELDGVLGHELSHVANGDMVTMTLVQGVINSFVIFFSWIVSKVIVSQLSRNDDRGSSGGFFMEFMIRQLLMVVFGLLGSIVVAYVSRAREFRADAGGAKLAGRSSMISALERLKVAFNRDPIDQRGETIAALKISNRAGGLASLFATHPPLEERIAALRAKAY; encoded by the coding sequence ATGGCGCTTTTTCGCAGATTTGGATTATTCGCGCTTACTAATATCGCGGTAATCTTCACGATCGGATTATTACTCAGACTTTCTGGATTGGATGTATATTTAGCCAAATCCGGAGTACCTTACGCAACTACCCTTCTGTTCGCAACGATCTGGGGTATGGGAGGCGCATTCATTTCTTTGCTGCTTTCCAAGTTTATGGTAAAGGCCTCCATGGGAGTCCAGGTTATCGATCCTAGAAACGCATCCGGATGGCAAAGAGATCTTTTAACTAGAGTGCAAAGATTGGCCTCGGCTGCCGGTCTTCCAATGCCGGAAGTTGGATATTACGAATCACCTGAAATTAATGCATTCGCTACAGGACCTAGCAGAAGTAGCGCATTAGTCGCTGTATCTACCGGACTTTTGAACGGAATGGATAGCGAAGAATTGGATGGAGTTTTAGGACACGAACTTTCTCACGTAGCCAATGGAGACATGGTGACCATGACATTGGTACAAGGTGTGATTAACTCATTCGTGATCTTCTTCTCTTGGATCGTAAGTAAAGTTATCGTTTCTCAATTGAGTCGCAATGATGATCGAGGATCCAGTGGTGGATTCTTTATGGAGTTCATGATCAGACAACTTCTTATGGTAGTTTTCGGACTTTTAGGCTCCATAGTTGTAGCTTACGTTTCCAGAGCCAGAGAGTTCCGTGCTGACGCGGGTGGCGCAAAATTGGCTGGAAGATCTAGCATGATCTCTGCTTTAGAAAGATTAAAAGTAGCTTTTAATAGAGATCCAATCGATCAAAGAGGAGAGACCATCGCCGCTTTGAAAATTTCAAATAGAGCCGGAGGACTTGCATCCTTATTTGCAACCCACCCACCTCTAGAAGAAAGAATTGCTGCTCTTAGAGCAAAAGCATACTAA
- a CDS encoding ClpXP protease specificity-enhancing factor SspB, translated as MDSPNLEDIQTLREFKKQLFSVYWERFGTFYVHVMPHPDLKIGKRGLVGEEPESGIILVIGPRAARDIKIEEEWVYAELQFGYTWEEVFLPWDGIFRYFDKSQQTVTQMRIYLGKPDVLPKKEEPSSAETKEEVSDPESGSSKRKDNVIQVDFGSKTKK; from the coding sequence ATGGATAGTCCGAATTTAGAAGACATACAGACACTGCGAGAATTCAAAAAACAACTCTTTTCAGTGTACTGGGAAAGGTTCGGCACATTCTATGTACACGTCATGCCTCATCCAGATCTAAAAATCGGAAAAAGAGGACTCGTGGGAGAAGAGCCTGAATCAGGTATCATCCTAGTCATAGGACCCCGCGCCGCAAGAGATATCAAAATAGAAGAAGAATGGGTTTATGCAGAACTACAGTTCGGCTATACCTGGGAAGAAGTCTTCCTACCCTGGGACGGAATTTTCAGATATTTCGATAAATCCCAACAAACAGTCACTCAAATGAGAATTTATTTAGGTAAACCGGATGTTCTTCCTAAAAAAGAGGAACCATCTTCGGCAGAAACCAAAGAAGAAGTTTCCGATCCTGAATCAGGATCTTCTAAACGAAAAGATAATGTAATCCAAGTAGACTTCGGGAGTAAAACAAAGAAATGA
- a CDS encoding STAS domain-containing protein, which yields MKELIVNLQGKLDSLLGNSFREKTDPLLRSEPHKILLDARDLQVWDENGLLSLKNSSLAHLSSKYAACGLSESLMGDWNRLGLREKIPYFKTREEAKYYLVSGQNVDSSFEPNESTTACPACLQILRVQGKGNYRCPSCDHTFYLTADYRTASYEKLF from the coding sequence GTGAAAGAATTGATCGTCAATTTACAAGGCAAACTGGATTCCTTACTCGGAAACTCTTTCCGAGAAAAAACGGATCCTCTACTCCGAAGTGAGCCTCATAAAATTCTACTCGATGCCAGAGACCTACAAGTCTGGGACGAGAACGGTTTGCTCTCTCTCAAAAATTCTTCTCTCGCTCATTTAAGTTCCAAATATGCTGCCTGCGGATTGTCTGAAAGTCTGATGGGAGATTGGAACCGACTTGGACTCCGAGAAAAAATCCCCTACTTCAAAACTAGAGAAGAGGCAAAATATTATTTAGTCTCCGGTCAAAATGTAGATTCTAGTTTTGAACCTAACGAAAGTACTACGGCATGTCCTGCTTGTCTCCAGATTTTGAGAGTGCAGGGAAAAGGAAATTATCGTTGTCCATCCTGCGACCATACCTTCTACCTGACCGCAGACTATAGAACGGCTAGTTACGAGAAATTATTCTAA